Proteins from one Sabethes cyaneus chromosome 2, idSabCyanKW18_F2, whole genome shotgun sequence genomic window:
- the LOC128737033 gene encoding uncharacterized protein LOC128737033 — translation MPSRNMACTREDGLKKVGTLGGSRHGDAYQVHLLMLLYERAGLETGYLDFRLATEWKAAEKFDDATLCWKTSANRESETNWLFIQVKFKHRRTIGLLDIFPAEKKLQDSGDFSIFKYLMSFSRIGNNNDVSGQKHFVIYTNAKVDSSVESCFFEVDHRTDNALNLLRTGRRFLKLKAEKEQIEKILHVANHDFNALSDGIVSVFWDNGSELDVSLFEKYRGALNSKVLVVTGSAVRFAPQFVKNKKLNQSELRLRQRIMEQDRNYDMVKAASKQHKQLAEILIAHSKPKCKTENDLPRYIEKSEVEEFLQQLTFAVDQPDYKDLDKAIKIDFQRHSSVTDSCSKKCFAEMMYTKLHQVINSNLDTDQLVFLENDQLQNLIQEVRRLISGPKITMHTDIFQAKMQSLQLEFDQIHLPRSLNFIKQNTAIITSTEQGLLTSLKVYQVLRNRNYRYFSFQDLQPAALEEELCNNLCNTQTDLYLVLKDDNTRFEFCTKLVDKIASNRQVKIILLTHEKDYAEKFFGEHTFQQITDHSEIKQLTIKSQQTLLQKTILFQGAELRLAELSHTAANVPLPIANETFEGLIQDETIQIGPALPKQPVRYYIARTIVCSQLSCSTEDTDSSESDLEETEHHGLGKLSEEEFIAVSDNLVTVLSATPGTGKSTLWTRLAQLAKRKYNSKWILHIKLADCSELLLSLTKAKIAGDDELLAVTFLQDVFNFRSEFERSLLEYYLNYVPKSVYVFFDGFDELPFETVKRAISIFQSLSNTRLFINTRTHQQSDLQEQLSIQLYSLEPIGRNDQIRLLKNLLGFPPSDADYFKPVTNFVNQLADKLHRNPLKIAGLFVGEPLMLNMLAEVFKPTVDTFRLHRNPTVFDSVDLDSVDIIDLFEMFVYNCFQNEYVEKHSLDKNNLHNKKLLDENNILYQGFRKLHNFVGLAKLVSTKKMSLIVHCKQERESFLHQMEHLLDSRIVPKCNNEVPNFIHSSIAEFFAARCLFENFERMTQEHAKKIFIVSEQTRTIKRKSYISTTLDLYHQVLRDHEIARIFFFLWAKHNEKCWDKLDSLLWCMRPFPLLWACEQNFEQLVNRLLQNDSSIATFQNKEKKTALHSAVAHGNPVICGLLIDHQAKVNARNRFGQVPLHVAAWNGHHKVVELLIARGANVEAVDDLRRTPLLIAAYAGYLDVVRVLIDKKCNVNHRNKWNQNALHVAAFRGHTDIVHLLIGQQIQLKVGGAKNWLKFLGRLISSKHFDVVRALVQYETASCTAADNLRTTINWAIEHDHVDVIRTMLKAEAVAGMYPISYSVALLNGSFKVAAAILNERPSLAGLSFPLHATVKAGNYACTKILLDKQAEVNAIDKTGRTPLDWALVEGHTEISFLLLKNAAQMNKISMFEAINSSPDCARLLFEMGNRNDIIRAIDRDARPDRCSYWLAARKGLPKEALAILSIKNDLKIFQNPLHAAATLGAVDLVDYLLENHVNVNAVDEDGISPLDLAIDYGHVEVVETLLKHSAHLGKTELFRAIEKTHHNSSKCVQLLLAYGADPDSTNKNGQSALHRAVFLDHLESAAVLLQNGASIVKDSTGRTPLHLAAKQNAYEITELLVNCKHVKDYINETDEYGSTALHLAALYQRLDVALLLIDAGSDVNARDDLQRTPLHLASVREVGAVAQMLLMRNADPRATDWQGLTFTEYRRRECKRSLEAASRWS, via the coding sequence ATGCCTTCTCGCAATATGGCCTGCACCAGGGAAGACGGGCTCAAAAAAGTAGGAACCCTTGGAGGATCTCGCCATGGAGACGCATACCAGGTGCACCTGCTGATGCTTCTCTACGAAAGAGCCGGTTTGGAGACGGGTTACTTGGATTTCCGGCTGGCGACGGAATGGAAAGCGGCAGAAAAATTCGATGATGCAACCCTGTGTTGGAAAACTTCAGCAAACAGGGAAAGTGaaacaaattggctatttattcaagtgaaattcaAACACAGGCGTACCATAGGGCTGCTGGATATCTTTCCAGCAGAGAAAAAGTTACAGGACAGTGGAGATTTTTCCATATTTAAATACCTTATGTCGTTTTCCCGCATTGGCAACAACAATGATGTTAGTGGACAAAAGCATTTTGTTATTTACACCAATGCCAAAGTGGATTCTAGCGTCGAGTCATGCTTTTTTGAAGTGGACCATCGCACAGATAATGCTCTAAATCTTTTGCGGACTGGTAGGAGGTTTTTGAAGTTGAAAGCAGAGAAggaacaaattgaaaaaatattacacGTTGCCAATCATGATTTCAACGCATTGTCTGATGGAATCGTATCAGTTTTCTGGGATAACGGTTCAGAACTTGACGTGTCCTTGTTTGAAAAGTATCGCGGTGCGCTAAACAGCAAAGTTTTGGTTGTAACTGGCAGTGCCGTTCGATTCGCACCTCAATTCGTAAAAAACAAGAAACTTAACCAATCGGAACTGCGGCTGCGTCAACGAATTATGGAGCAAGATAGGAATTACGATATGGTGAAAGCTGCAAGTAAACAACATAAGCAACTCGCGGAAATTTTAATTGCACATTCCAAACCAAAATGCAAAACTGAGAATGACCTGCCTCGGTACATCGAGAAATCGGAAGTTGAAGAATTCTTGCAACAGCTAACATTCGCCGTTGATCAACCGGATTACAAAGATCTGGACAAagcaataaaaattgattttcaaagGCATTCTTCTGTGACGGATTCGTGTTCGAAAAAGTGTTTTGCTGAAATGATGTACACGAAACTTCATCAAGTGATCAACAGCAATCTAGATACTGACCAATTGGTGTTTTTAGAAAACGATCAACTGCAAAATTTGATTCAAGAAGTACGTCGCTTAATTAGTGGGCCCAAAATAACAATGCATACAGATATTTTTCAAGCTAAAATGCAAAGTTTACAGCTGGAGTTCGATCAAATTCATTTACCAAGgtctttgaattttattaagCAAAATACAGCAATTATAACCAGCACAGAGCAAGGGTTATTGACGTCTCTAAAGGTGTATCAAGTACTGCGCAATCGAAACTACCGCTACTTCTCATTTCAAGATCTACAACCAGCCGCACTCGAGGAAGAATTGTGCAACAACTTATGCAATACCCAGaccgatctatacttggtgttGAAAGATGACAACACGAGGTTTGAGTTCTGCACAAAGCTTGTAGACAAAATTGCTTCCAACAGACAAGTGAAAATAATACTACTTACTCACGAAAAGGACTACGCAGAGAAGTTTTTCGGCGAGCACACCTTTCAACAGATTACAGATCacagtgaaataaaacaattgaCCATAAAAAGTCAGCAAACATTGTTACAGAAGACCATTCTGTTCCAAGGGGCGGAATTGCGATTAGCAGAGCTATCTCATACCGCAGCGAACGTCCCACTTCCCATAGCGAATGAAACTTTCGAAGGGCTGATTCAGGACGAAACCATCCAAATTGGACCTGCACTTCCAAAGCAGCCAGTCCGGTATTATATCGCGCGCACGATCGTATGTTCTCAGTTGTCCTGCTCGACTGAAGATACGGACAGCTCGGAATCCGATCTGGAAGAAACGGAACATCACGGGCTAGGAAAACTCAGTGAAGAAGAGTTCATCGCCGTATCGGACAACCTAGTGACGGTACTATCCGCAACGCCTGGCACGGGTAAAAGTACCCTGTGGACGCGTCTGGCGCAACTTGCCAAAAGGAAATACAACTCTAAATGGATTTTGCATATCAAACTGGCAGATTGTTCGGAGCTGCTGTTATCTCTTACGAAGGCCAAAATTGCTGGAGATGATGAACTTCTGGCGGTGACATTTCTACAGGATGTCTTCAATTTCAGATCCGAGTTCGAAAGATCTCTTCTTGAGTATTATCTGAATTACGTACCGAAGTCTGTCTATGTTTTCTTCGATGGATTCGACGAACTACCTTTTGAAACGGTGAAACGAGCAATAAGCATTTTTCAAAGTTTGTCGAATACTCGACTTTTTATCAATACCAGAACCCATCAACAGTCCGATCTTCAGGAACAGCTATCAATACAGCTTTACTCCCTTGAGCCAATCGGCCGGAACGATCAAATTAGGCTTCTAAAAAATCTTCTTGGTTTTCCACCATCTGATGCTGATTACTTTAAACCGGTGACTAACTTTGTGAATCAACTGGCCGACAAACTACATCGAAATCCTTTGAAAATTGCTGGCCTATTTGTAGGAGAACCATTGATGCTTAACATGTTAGCCGAGGTATTTAAACCAACCGTCGATACATTTCGACTGCACCGGAATCCAACTGTTTTCGACAGCGTCGATCTGGATTCTGTCGACATAATCGATCTTTTCGAGATGTTTGTTTATAATTGCTTCCAGAACGAGTACGTAGAGAAGCACAGCCTCGATAAAAACAATTTGCACAACAAAAAGTTGCTAgatgaaaacaatatattgtaTCAAGGGTTTCGCAAATTGCACAATTTCGTCGGCTTAGCCAAATTAGTTTCAACCAAGAAAATGAGTTTGATTGTCCACTGCAAGCAAGAGCGCGAAAGTTTCCTGCACCAAATGGAGCACTTGTTGGACTCTAGAATCGTACCCAAGTGCAACAATGAAGTGCCGAATTTCATCCACTCATCGATTGCCGAATTTTTTGCCGCTAGGTGTTTGTTTGAGAATTTCGAACGGATGACCCAGGAGCATGCGAAGAAGATCTTCATTGTAAGCGAACAAACGCGAACCATCAAAAGAAAAAGTTACATAAGTACAACACTGGATCTGTACCACCAGGTACTGAGGGACCACGAGATAGCTCggatatttttctttttgtgggCTAAACATAATGAAAAATGTTGGGATAAGCTGGATTCCTTGCTTTGGTGCATGCGCCCTTTCCCGCTGCTGTGGGCTTGTgagcaaaattttgaacaaTTAGTGAACCGTTTGCTTCAAAACGATTCTTCAATAGCTACCTTTCAAAATAAGGAAAAGAAAACCGCGTTGCATTCCGCCGTGGCTCACGGAAACCCTGTGATCTGTGGGCTTCTAATTGATCATCAGGCGAAAGTCAACGCACGGAACAGGTTTGGACAAGTTCCACTTCATGTGGCGGCCTGGAATGGTCACCATAAGGTAGTGGAACTACTCATTGCGAGAGGTGCTAATGTCGAGGCCGTTGATGACCTGCGTCGGACTCCGCTACTAATAGCAGCTTACGCTGGTTATTTGGATGTAGTTCGTGTTCTTATTGACAAGAAGTGCAATGTCAACCATCGAAACAAATGGAATCAAAACGCACTCCACGTTGCTGCTTTCCGAGGCCATACGGATATTGTGCATCTACTAATAGGCCAACAGATCCAGCTAAAAGTTGGAGGCGCCAAAAACTGGTTGAAGTTTCTCGGTCGTCTGATTAGCTCCAAGCATTTTGATGTCGTTCGTGCATTAGTTCAGTATGAGACGGCTTCCTGCACGGCTGCTGATAATTTGCGTACTACTATTAATTGGGCAATTGAACACGATCATGTCGATGTAATTCGTACCATGTTGAAAGCTGAAGCGGTCGCTGGAATGTACCCAATTTCGTATTCAGTTGCTCTACTGAATGGCTCGTTCAAAGTGGCTGCGGCCATACTTAACGAAAGGCCAAGCCTTGCTGGTTTGAGCTTTCCCCTACATGCTACAGTCAAAGCTGGTAATTATGCTTGTACCAAAATTCTGCTGGACAAACAAGCAGAAGTGAATGCTATTGATAAAACGGGGAGAACACCACTTGACTGGGCCCTGGTGGAAGGCCATACGGAAATAAGTTTCTTACTGTTAAAAAATGCTGCGCaaatgaataaaatttcaatGTTCGAGGCCATAAATTCATCTCCTGACTGTGCTCGGTTATTGTTTGAAATGGGAAATCGCAACGACATTATAAGGGCAATTGACAGAGATGCAAGACCTGATCGTTGCTCATACTGGTTAGCTGCAAGGAAAGGATTACCGAAGGAAGCTCTCGCTATTTTGAGCATTAAAAACGAcctaaaaatattccaaaatccACTGCATGCTGCCGCAACACTAGGCGCAGTTGATTTGGTGGATTATTTGCTCGAAAATCACGTTAATGTGAATGCGGTAGATGAAGACGGCATAAGTCCATTAGACCTAGCAATTGATTACGGACATGTGGAGGTTGTTGAGACCCTACTCAAACATTCCGCCCATCTGGGTAAAACTGAATTGTTTCGAGCTATCGAGAAAACCCATCATAACTCATCCAAATGTGTTCAACTATTGTTAGCATACGGGGC